The Cytobacillus oceanisediminis genomic interval CAGACTCAGAGAAATTGTTTCAAGTTTGGTCTAATCCAGAAGTAACTAGATTTATGAATATTGATAAGTTCACTGATAAAAAACAAGCAACAGAAATGATTATATTATTTGATAAACTATCAAAAGAAAACACTGCAATTCGCTACTCAATAATTGAGTTAGAATCAAATGAAATTATTGGTTCTTGCGGTTTTAACATTTTAGATTTTGAAAATGCAAAAGCTGAAATTGGTTACGAAATTAATAAACATTATTGGGGCAAAGGATTTGCTCCTGAAGCTATTACTTGTTTAATAAGGCATGCCTTTAACGATTTAAAACTTAATCGAATAGAAGCAAGAGTAGAACCTGAAAATTTCAACTCAATTAAAGTCCTGAGAAAATTAAATTTCCGCTTTGAAGGAACAATGAGAAAAGTGGAAAGACCAAAAGGACACTTTATTGATCTCAATCTATATTCGTTGTTAGTAACAGATTAAATCGACTGCCTATACTTGTAAAAGTATGGGCTATTTATCATTAATAATTCGATGGAGCTACTAAACAGTTATACTAATGTGACATAAAAGCATATATTCTTGTTGACCTAATCTGCCTCGTTCGTAATATAAGGTCACCAGTTTCTTCTGTTCGACCATATTTTATTTGGTCTTTTATATCAGTAGCCAGGATAGAACGTACCTGCCCGTGGGGCTTTGACCCAGTCAGCTAAACCCTTCGCCCCCTATTTGCAGAAACATGATTGAGGCTGGTTGGGGCATAGATCTCGTATAACAAGCGAAGCTGTGACACTGCATAGAGGAATTAGGGGTACTGGCAAATCATTAGTTTAGGAGGAGGATTTAGAAATGAATCCAGCCATTGATCTGGATGTTTCCAAAGGGGAAAGTCAAGTTCAAGCATTTTGCAAAAAGGTAAACCTTGTCGTAAGAGTTTTAAAGTTTCGCATACTGTTGAAGGTTTTGGTTTACTTGTAGAATTCCTGGAGGAAGTAAAGAGACAAGCAGGTCAGAAACCACCCTTTGTATTAGAAGTAACAGGACATTATCATTCCCCTGTTGTTCAATATTTGGAGGATCGTGGATATTTATTGATCATTGTTAATCCACTGATTTCTTATAAGGCTAAGTAAAAACAAATGCCGTTGATGCTTACCACTTCTGTGAGCTGTTTTATAAAGAGGAGGCTAGGGCCATATAAATAACGATGGAGTCCAGCTACTAACCTTGGGAACCCTACATGACAACACGAGAATATTACTGGGGTTTTCGTTCAGACGAAGCTGCAATTTCAAGCAAATCTAGACCAAGTCTTCCCCGAATATAGAGGGGTTTATAGTGACTTATTTTCAATCGTATCACTCTTAACTCTTTTAGAGTCTCCCTCATCTGAGGATATATTAGCGGTAAGTTTCGCTGATATGTAAGAGTCGATCTTAAAGATGGGCAAATGAATAGCTATTGAGCTCAAAGCTTCGGCAAAACGAAATCCTTTAGAAAAGACGTTTTATCAGAGTCATATATTAAATCTAGGAATGTATAAAGAGCACCTATCCAAATTAGAGTCTGAGATAGATGCCCTCGCTAAAGAAGTTGAATAATATAATATTATTAAATCTATCCCTGGTATAGGAGAAAAGATCGCTGCCACGATTATTTCAGAAATTGGGGAGATAGATTGATTTACTGATCCTAAAAAGCTGATAGCTTTCGCTGGGGTTGATCCCAGTGTATTCAAAATCTGGTAGTTTACAAAAAATCGAATCACAAAAAGAGGATCTAGTAGGTTTTGTCACGCCTTATACTCTGCAAATAATAGTATCTAACAACATATTTAGGCAAAATAACAGCCTGTAATGGATTTACCTCCATTAATGAGTATTGTTCAACAAATTAAAATTAAAAGTAAATCCTACAAACGTTTTGGATACCTTTGGCATAAGGATCTGCCGTTATCGTATCATGCAGTTGTTTTGCTTCTTCTGTAGCATTCTTCAATAGATATCCATGCTTTACGGCTTTAAGCATCTCTATATCATTCCCACTATCCCCAAACGCAAATGTATTCTCAACAGAGATCCTAAACTGTTTTATGACGAAGTACACTACTGCACGTTTGCCTGTATTTTGTGGAATAAAATCTACATCAAATGCATTTACCGGATCTCCAGCTAGAGGGTTACAACGGTTAATATTGAAGTTTATTCCGCTATTGCGTGCTAGTTGTTTTATGATATCAAGATCATACTTAACCCTCGCACTATCTTCTATAAAATAATAATAATTCATTTTAAACGATTGTTGACCAAATTGTGTTTGTTTTTGTAACTGTATCCCATATAACTGTCTTAAATCATTAATAAAATCTTCAACCACTCTATGGCTAAATCCTGACCTTTTGATTCTTTTCCTCCACTCTTGATTTTGATAAAATTCTCCTTTTGGATTGATCTCCCATAACTCCGTTCCTAGGTTTGATGCAATAAAATGCGGAAGGTAGTTCATCCGAGCTGCTCTCATTTTTTTATGGATATCAGCCAAACTACTGCCTGTTACCCAACCAATTCTGATATTTTTCTTATGAACAATCCTATCAAGATACTCCTCAAGCTCATACAAATCTTTTAACTGCCAGCCTTTTAGCTCATGCGGATAGTATGTTTCGTCAAAATCAAATATCATTAAGTAGTCAGGATTTCCGTTAGAATGGTACACTTTAAATGTCACGTTTAATACCTCCCTGTTCTATGTTATTTTTAGGTTACAGGCAGGGAACGTTCCCAGGTCAAATCTTTTTTAGAGGTAAAATAAATGGCTACTATTCTAGATATAGCTCGACTTAGTGGCGTTTCTAAGTCCACGGTATCACGCGTTATCAATAATCATCCTCATGTTTCAGAAGACAGCCGAACAAGAGTAATGGAAGCAATAGAAAAGTTGTCTTTTGTTCGAAATGCACGAGGTGTACACCTTAGAACACAGTCAACAAAAACTATTGGTGTGACTATCCCGGTCCTTGATCACCCCTATTTTAGCCCGCTTGTTGGCATGATTGCAGCAAAATGCAGAAAAGTTGGATATAAGATAGTGATTTTCCAAACGTTTTATTCTATTGATGAGGAATATGAAATTTATGAGAAGTTAACTGAAAATGAGCTGGACGCGGTAATTATCACTCATACTTTATTAGGTGAGAAGGAGATTAAACAGAGAGTTAGAGATAAGATAGTGCTTATTTGCAACGAACCACTTCAAACAAGGCATTTAGATGTCTTTTCACTTGATGAAAGGGATGCAGTTTATTCGTCTACCCAATACCTGCTGAAGGAAGGACGCAACCACCTATTATTTTGTGCGGATGAAGAAAGAACGCCACTTCAGCGACAAAGATGGGAAGGGTTTAAACAAGCTCATCTTGATTTAAATAAAACATGTACTATTCAGCAAAAAATAAGTGGTTACTCTACGATTGAAGAAGGTATACTACTGGGAGATGAAATTTTTTCAGGTCATTGCAATCATGATGGAATTCTTGCAGGCAGTGACTTTTTAGCGGCAGGATTACTTTCGTCAGCTAAAAAACATGGTGTTTCTGTTCCAAAAGAACTTTCCATTATTGGTTTTGACAACCACCCAATTTGCCTGACAACTTTCCCTGCACTTTCTAGCATTCAAAATCAGACTGAATTGATGGTCAAGGATTTAATTACCTGTTTACTAGACAGACTTGGCGGTAAAGAATTTCCCACTGCAAGAAAAGTTTATAAAGGGGATCTGGTGATAAGGGGGACCTAAGAAAGGAACATAAACCAGCTAATAGGAGTCAAGAACTTCTTATTAAAATATCTAATCCACCGTGTTATACTTTTGAAAGCAAGCCAAATAACCCTCCAAATTCCTTTTGGAAGGTTTTTCTTAATCTGCTGTTTTCTGTGGATTAAGCCAAATCCAGGAACTGTTCATTCCTTTTTAGCATTGCGTAAATCCAGTGTAAAAGCTTGTTTACACAAGCTATCATTGCTACTTTTGAAGGCTTTCCTTCATTTCGTTTTCGATCATAATACTCTTTTAGCTTCTTGTTCCTCGAGCTTCTTATACCGCATAAAACGGCCATATACAAAGCGTGCCATAATCGGCTTGAACCTCGTTTAGTAATATGATTCATAGTAGATGTGAACTTACCTGATGCATGGACACTGGGATCTATTCCCGCATAAGCCACAAGTTTTTTAGGGTGATTAAACCGGTCAATTTCTCCGATTTCAGAAATGATCGTTGCCGCGATTTTTCCTCCTATTCCGGGAATTGACTGGATTATCTTACATTCTTCAATTTCTTCTGCCAGGACATCTATCTCTGCCTCTATACTGGATAGGTGCTCTTGGTACTGAAGAAGCATAGTGATATACATATCCAAACTGAACAACTGACTTTGATACACACCTTGTTGGAAAGGATTTCGCTTGGCCGAATCTATTAATTTAGCTGCCCTCTCCCTGGCCCAACCCGCAGACCGTTTTATACGCATTTCCACAATTCTCTCCAGTATCTTTGCTTCACCAATCCTCAGAACATCTTCAGACGTAGGAAACTCCTTTAAAACCTGAAGAGAGACTTTTGAAAATAAATCTCCAAATACTCCCCTATATTCCGGAAATACCTGATCAAGAATTGTGTGGAATTGAAGTTTTGCCTGAATGTAAAGGTTCGTAACGGCTTCGTATTGCCTTGACAATGTTCTTAGGTTTAGCAGCCCTAAGCCTCTTTTCTTATAAGGCTCAAATTCTTCCTTATAATACAGAATACAAAGTTGATATGCATCAAACGCATCCGTCTTTACCTTTCTTAGACTGGTTTTCTTAGCCTGATGAGAAATGATGGGATTTACCAAAATATATAGATATTGACTGTCCTCCAGACATTGAATAATCGGTGTATGGTAATGCCCTGTAGATTCAAGAATTACTGCTGACACCAGTCTTTCTTTCTATCTCTTTCAAAAAAGAGACGAAAGTATCTAAATCCTCAGTGATATGTTTTATCTTGAAGCTCTTTCCAAATGGCTTGTCTTTATCTAGAAATGCCTGAGCTTCACTTTCCCCTTTGGCCACATCCAGGCCAACTACTGGATTCAATGATTATCTCTCCCTTTGTTATACTCGCCAGTAACCCCTTTACCTTCCTGTAGTTCCATAGCTTCGCTTGTTATACGAGGTCAAATTGTCCCAACCAGCCTCAAACATCATTCTACAAGTAGGGGGCGAACAGTTTATATTACGAGATCTAACTCCCACGCACCCGTACGTTCTACCCTGGCTACTGAAATAATAGGTCCTATAAAATAAAGAGCAACCAGTAAAAACTGGTTAACTCTATAATACGAAGCACCCTTAAGTTGAATAACCACCTTCTTCGTTAGTGCATATTTCTATCGGAATAGGTAACAAGGAACCTGTAATATCGCTTAATTAATAGGAAATGGTAAAATTAAACTATAATAACAAAGGAGTGAAAGAAGTGAATATTCTCAATCAATATATTAAGGCAACAAACACCCACAATTTTGCAGAAGTTAAAAAGTTACTCCACCCTAATGCGATATACTTTTTAGTAATAGAACTTGTACAAATCATGAAGAAATTCAAAATTATTTTGAGAATGCATGGTCATTAGTTAAAGATGAGAATTATGAAGCTCATGATGTACAATGGCTATTTAGTTCTAATTCATCTTTAATTTGTACCTATATATACTTTTATGAAGGTTATATTAATGGAAAATATACAAGTGGCCGAGGTAGAGCAACCAATGTGTTTGTTAAAAATTCAGGTGTGTGGTTGATAATCCATGAACATTTAAGTCCTTTACCAATATAATTAGAATGAAGGGGTATCTTAGTGAGAGATCCCTCTTTTTGTTACACCTTTTGTGTCTAATGCGATATTACAGAATAGATTCTTATTAACAAACCTGCCCCGTTTGTACAATAAGAAAAGCCACCTGAGATGGCAGCTGGACCTTAAAGTAATGCACCCTTTAGTTAAATAAGAAAAGGGACGCTTATTCCACAATCGCGCCCGATTGTTGAATATCCTAATTTAAAATATTTAAGATTATTTTCTGTTCCGATTAACTATATTCTAGAGATTTTTTATAGAACAAAAGCTCATTATACACAAGGATATTCTCTATTAATTGTCCTTCCTAACCCATTTTCTAAAAATATCAGGATTCGAAAATAAAAGTGCTAAAAGAATGATTAATATGCCAATCTTATCTTGCAAAAATAATGGATCTTTTAAAATAATATAGCCTAAAATTACACCAATAACCGGGTTAATATAGTTGCTAAAAGAGGCAAATAATGCTCCCTCTTCTTGAATTAAGAGATTATACAGCATATAGACAATTCCTGCATGGAATATACCTAAAATGATAATATATAATACTTGTGAATGATTGATATCGATTTGTAATGGCTTTTCAAAAAGGAATGCCATTGGCAATAAGACAATACTTGCAATCCATAAAACATTTCTCATATGGACCACCGGAGAACCATCTTCTAATTTTTCCATTAGAATTAAAGACAATGCAAAACTTATAGCAGCAAGAATGAGCAACACATTACCCAATATATTACCTGAAACGTTCATAATTCCTTGCGTTGGCCACGATAAGATTACAATTCCTAAAAATCCTAATATTATGCTGACTATTTCAAAGTTGCTAGCTTTCTTTTTGAAGAGCAATACGAAAAATACTAATGTAAAGATTGGGACCATTGCGATTAGCATAGATGCAATACTGCTCGATACGTACTTTTGGCCTTGTGCAATAAGAATAAACGGCAATACTACTTCAAAAAGTGCAATCCAAAAATATTTTTTAGTATTGGTTGTGTAGTTTTTCTTTGATTGAAACAGACTAATCACTGATAAACAAATTGCACCGATCAGTGCTTTAAAAGCAGACAACGAAATGGAACCTGCATCATTCGTTACTAATTCCACGAAGAAAAATTGAGATCCCCAAATGAGGCTTATGATTAGCAAGAGACTATATTTTTTCATTTGATTTGCCCCTTGCACCAAAATAGTTAGTACCAACAACACCGATGATAATGATAATTGATCCAGCTATATGGTATAAATGAAATTCCTCTTTTAAAAAAATGACCCCTGCTAAAATGGTAATGAGCGTAGCAAAATTACTGAAAACACTCATTTTCGATGCGTCTATTTTTGATAAAGCATAGTTGGAAAGATAGGTCGTTCCTAAAGACGATAGGATACCTAAATATAAAATGGCAAGAATAAAATCCCAGTGTCCAAAAGGTTGCATAAATTGATGGACTGTTTCGTTCATTACATGGTTTGTCAGTGCCAGTCCATTAAAAGCTATAAACCCAAACAAGGTCATGAAATATGTGATAGTGAATAACGAATAGCGTTGTGTTAACTTTCTGGTAAATACGTTGTATAGTGAGGCGGTAAATGCTGAAAGTAAAATTAAACCAGTCCCAAGGAGACTTGTATTTGTGCTCCCTGCCCCGTTCATGTACATAATATAGATCACACCGAGTACAGATAAACCAATCGCTATTTTTTGACTACTTGTAGATGTTTCCTTTAAAATGATACTTGCAAAAATTAACGTAAAAATTGGTATTGTTGCTTGAATAATACCAGCTTCCGATGAAGATGTATGCACTAACCCAAATACTTGAAAAGCAAAAAAGAGTGTCGGATATAAGATGGCTAACAAGGCAATCCGCAGTACATCTTTTTTTGTTACTTTGATCGGTTCTTTTTTTAACACGAACAACACTGTGGCAGCGATCCATGCAATGGTAAACCGATGAGCCAATGTATCTAACGGTGTTGCAACCGTTAATGTCACTTTAACAAACATAAATGACAATCCGATAATGATTGCATAGATGGTTGCTGCGATATATGCATTTCTATTTTCAATTATTTCGATTACCCCCTTATATTGATCCGGCCGGTACCATTATCGTAAGAGAAAATAATAACCTTTACGATATAAAAAATACACATCTGTACCGATACAGATGTGCAAAGAGGTTTATGATGCTTAAATATGAATCAATCTATCAATCACTTATGATGCAAATTCAGTCTGGAAAATTTTCGACCGGTGCAAAATTACCATCAATTCGAAATTTAACACAACAATATTCTTGTAGTAAAAGCACGGTATTGACCGCTTTAAAAAAATTGGAGGAGCAACATATTATTTATGCCATACAGAAAAGTGGTTATTATGTTGTGGATAATCACTTCTTCAAAACCCCATTGTCCACTGAAATAATTGACTTTGCAAGCGCATCTCCTACTTGGCATGCATTTCCTTATAAAGAATTTCAACACTGCATAAATAAAGCAATTGATACCTATCAAGAAGAATTATTTCGCTACGGAACGCCAAAAGGTTGGCCGCCACTCATAGCAGAAGCTAAAAAAATGTTAGAATCTTACCAAGTATTCACGCATAACGAACAGATTTTCATCACTACAGGTGTTCAACAGGCTCTTTCTTTAGTAAGTATGATGCCCTTTCCAAATAATCGTTCCACCATTCTAGTTGAACAACCTAGCTATCATTTATATATGGAACTGCTGAAAACCTTACAGCTGCCAGCAATAGGAATTCAACGTACCGCGAAAGGTATTGATTTAGGTCGACTAGAAAAAATATTTCATGAAGAAGATATTAAATTCTTTTATACAATGCCTCGCTTCCATAATCCTTTAGGATCTTCATACGGTAAAAAAGAAAAAGAAACTATTTTACAATTAGCAGACCAATATAATGTATACATTTTAGAAGATGATTATTTAGCAGATTTTGAATACAACCCGAAGAACGATCCTCTTTTTGCTGATGATTACCATGATAAAGTCATCTATTTAAAAAGTTTTTCAAAAATTATGTTTCCTGGGTTAAGAGTTGGATTGGCGGTTCTTCCTTATTCAATTATTGACATTTTTCAAAAATACAAAATGACAACGGATATCGACAGCTCTATGATTTCACAAGCCGCATTATATCTCTATTTGAAAAATGGTATGTTTGAACATAATAAAACGAAAGTCAGTAACATCTATCATGCACGTGCGAGAATTCTGCATCAATCAATACAAGATCATTTCTCTACTTACGAATCATCATCAGAAATTGTAATGCATAATCATATTAGGTTGCCCAAGCGTGTGAATTTGAAATCATTTGTTTATCATTTGCATGAAGAAGGCATATATCTGGATTCAGTTGAAAGAAATTATTTAGATGACTTTTACCACGAACGGATTTTGAAGTTGAATGTTTCAAATGTTGACGGCCATCGAATTGAAGAAGGAATTAGGAAAATTGCAAGTGCATTAAAAAATCCTCAAAACTACTTTTTATAAATTCTTTCAACAAGGCAAAACTATCCTTGTTCGAAAGTATAAAGGGTGAGGGATATTAAACATGAATAATATCCCTCACCCTTTTACTCTTGTCTAATAGATTCACCTTTATATTTTGTCTTACGGCTCCTTTAGCATTCCTTCATCGTCTAATAGATTTTCAGATTAAAAAAGTCCACTCATTCGATATTATTATAAATTCTTATTCCATTAAATGGCCCTAGGATAATTACCAGCTTCTCCTTCAATAAATGTTAATATCTCTCAATCTTTTTCATCAATACCTAGAAACTTCGGTGCATAGTCGAACCCTTCACTTTCTAAATGCTGATATAACTTATGAATTTTTACACTATCAGGTTTTAATTCTCGTCGAACAGTATCTCCCGAACGATAGACTTTTGAGACATTTCCTCCTGTTAGTACTTCTTCGTTTTCGTACTGACTTTTCATTAGAATTCCCCCTGTTTAGGGACGTTATGACTGTGTCAATTGAGATGTATTTTTACCCATAAATAAAAACAGATATATAAGGATATCTGCTTGGCAATGGGAATTTAATTGTCCACACCTTGTATCCCTTGAATGATTTCAGAGAGACAAATAAACGCATCCTTAACGATCAAGGACCGCACCCTGTCTCTATCCAATTAAATAATCATTTCAAGGTATTCCACATGTGTAATATAGATGCCCCTTTCTTTACATCTCTTTAAATTACATAATACCAAATATTAGTAATTGAATAAAGGAAATGTGATTAGTTTTTCAATTATTCTGCCCCTCGTATATTATGTTTAACTCCTTAAATAAGAATAGCTGCCTGGTTGGCAACTGATCTTAAACGTAGTCACTTTGTAGATAAATCAGGGGAAGGTTCAGATAGAGAATTCACCAACAGTCCAACCTTTGATAAACTCTTCTAACGATAAAGCGATAACACTTCGACTATCATCTTCATGGTTCCATACATAAATATCCTCATTCTGAATACTTCCGTTTACTATTGAAAAGCCAAAAAAGTCTCCATTACCAACATCAGAGAAAAATAAAAATAGATCAAGTGGTTTTATAAAGTCCCTTTGTTCATGAATGGTCCAAAGAAATAAGTTTTCTACCATCTGTTCTATTGACCAAATGAATGAAATTCCATAGTTTCCACATAGACTCCATTTGTTTCATTGTATAAATCAGCCAATTTTGTTGGCAAGCCGACATTTAGTTTCTCTTTAATGAAAGCCATCTCCGCTTCCGTTGCAGGTGCTTTAAACTCACACTCTTTTGAAATGTTGCTTAAATAATTTCTCCACATTGTTGACTACTTACCACCTTAGAATTCAAAATTCTCTCAAAAATCTTATTTCTCCTTCATTAATTAACCTCCCCCGTTAGTAAAATAATTATAGTTTTACTTTTCTATTAAAATGGCAATAATTCCTCTATAAAATAATATTTTAGGAGGAATACAATTGCTATTATCAATTGGCATGATTTCTTGCGATGTTAGGGTGTTGTTTTGAAATAAAGTTTGATTAAAACTCACTCAGAACTCTTTAATCCAAAAGTGCAAAACATCGCGTCTTTTTATAAACATCGTGATTTTATTTCAAATCCACACTATATTCAAGAAATATAACATTTACAATTTTATTCTTCTTGTGTTATTATATATTAAATTTGTTCCATAAACATCGAACTGATTATTGTTTCAAGGAGGTAGAACTATATGTCTTTTCGAGTAATTGTAGATTTTTCACCTGTTAACGAACTTATTACAAGTTTGTATCACTACATCAATTTCAAACAGCATCGTAATTTCTCCCTCAGTAAAGACTGGTATAATTCCGTTAAAACGGAACTTCATCCTCATTTCGCAGCTGAGCTGGAAGATGACCGATTAGAAGTATTGCATCGAATCAATTTATTAGTTTGGCAATGCCCCGGAGAGAGAACACCAAAAGAATTTATCGAATGGCTTCAAGACCAGCCACCCGGTGAATTATATGAACGATTGGCTCCCTGGATCAACAATATACCTGGTAATTTAAAAGAACTGCGTGATCGAATGGTATACCTATTATCAGAGTGGGATGTACAGTACTTTCAGCACATTGATCCTAGAATTATTGAACAATTAAAGGATGATGCAAAACAAAAACGGGACCTGATTTCTAAAGTAACTTCTATTAATTTAATTGAAGAAGCGACAAATGGAATTAGGATTGAACCAAATGAAATTTTAAAAACCGTGTTTCTCATTCCTCAATATCATTGCCGTCCGGCAACAATACTCGATTACTTCGAATCTATGTGCACTTGTCTATATCCGGTAAAGTCAGCACTAAATGATGCTAACGAACTGCCCTGGGAATTAACATTTGTTACCCATGCTTTAGCTGATGAGAATCGTTTGAAAATACTGCGATTTTTGAATTCCGGGATGCAAAGTTTTTCGGCCGTTCAAAGTTATACTGGACTCGCAAAAAGCACTACCAACCACCATTTGTCTATTTTAAGAAGGGCGGGATTGATCCGGACTCACTATTTTGGAAGTAAGTTTATTCACCAATACAGTCTGCGTGAGGAAGGGCTGGGGCAAATGCAATACCTGATCAATGCTTATATTAGAAACAACGACAGAGGAGTATAACATGAATAAAGCCAATCTTTTCTTAAAACAATATCACCCAATCGTACATACACTTCTTTTTGGTACGTTTTTAATCGCGCTTGCTCAATCAATGAGTCTGTTATTTTTGCCTATCTATTTGGTGAAAGAACTTCATATGGATTCTGTAGTCATAGGACTTACTGTTGGGGCTGGTCCTCTAGCGGCTACGATTGGGGGATTCATAGCAGGTGTTGTGTCAGACATGATAGGGAGAAGGAAGGTATTGCTTGCATCCCTTTTATTATCATCGTTTTCTTTTTTGGGCTTTGTTTTTGCTGAAACGCCAATTTTTCTCCTCATATTAGTGATCTTAATAGGGTTAAGCAACTCATTTTTTACGCCTGTCGCTAAGGCACTGATGGGAGATGTCACCCATGCGGATAAACGAATTCGCGTCTTTTCCCTTCGATATGTAGTTAACAATCTCGGTTTTGCAATCGGCCCAATAATTGGGGTTTATCTTGCACTGACTGCAAATGAAGTTCCCTTTCTTATTGCAGCATGTCTATATTTGGGATTCACTATTCTTCTTCATATTTTATTGAAACGATTTAGCATTAAACAAATAGAGGCTAAAGATACAGAAAAGATAACCTTAAAGAAGTCTTTAAGTGTACTGCGCTCAGACACTATCCTTCTCTATTTTGTCATTGGAGGAATCATTTGTATGGTAGTACATGGACAATGGTCGGTTCCTGTATCACAATATTTGGAAAATGATTTCACGAATGGTGTTCAATTGTTTGCTATCATCTTGATAGCAAACAGCATTGGAGTCATTGCCATGCAATATCCAATAACGAGATGGGCAGAAAAACGAACACCATTATTTACAATTATAATCGGATGTATTTTTACAGCTTTTGGCTTGTTATTGTTTGCTGTATCCGAGACTGCGGTTATGTTCGTTATGTCGACGATTATTTTTACTATAGGGGAAGTACTTGTGATACCGGCAGAGTATACACTTATTGATCAAATCACGCCAAAAGCATTGAGAGGAACGTATTATGGGGCACAGAGCTTTAACTCTTTAGGTAGTTTTATCGGACCAATGCTCGGAGGCTTTATGTTAAAACAATTTAGCGGAACTGCTTTTTTTCTAACAATGGCTCTCATTTCAATACTGAGCATTCTATTCTTCTGGCGTGGTGTTAATCTTTTCAAATATAAAAACACAGCTTCAAATGTTGATTTTGAAAGAAGCTTGATTAAAAGTAACTCACAAACCAGCATTTTACGATAAATAAAAAGAATCCATTTTGAAAAAAGATTGATAAAAATGGATTCTTCTTCAGCAAATTTATGATTGGTTTGTATAAAAAAGAATGATCATTTTCTA includes:
- a CDS encoding MDR family MFS transporter; protein product: MNKANLFLKQYHPIVHTLLFGTFLIALAQSMSLLFLPIYLVKELHMDSVVIGLTVGAGPLAATIGGFIAGVVSDMIGRRKVLLASLLLSSFSFLGFVFAETPIFLLILVILIGLSNSFFTPVAKALMGDVTHADKRIRVFSLRYVVNNLGFAIGPIIGVYLALTANEVPFLIAACLYLGFTILLHILLKRFSIKQIEAKDTEKITLKKSLSVLRSDTILLYFVIGGIICMVVHGQWSVPVSQYLENDFTNGVQLFAIILIANSIGVIAMQYPITRWAEKRTPLFTIIIGCIFTAFGLLLFAVSETAVMFVMSTIIFTIGEVLVIPAEYTLIDQITPKALRGTYYGAQSFNSLGSFIGPMLGGFMLKQFSGTAFFLTMALISILSILFFWRGVNLFKYKNTASNVDFERSLIKSNSQTSILR